Proteins from a single region of Trichoderma asperellum chromosome 3, complete sequence:
- a CDS encoding uncharacterized protein (SECRETED:SignalP(1-23)) — MAPKSCKLGALVVLAGWLPLTHAAPASSGGESTCRKTSVAILGAGMAGITAAQALHNASVSDFVIIEYQDRIGGRAWHGDFGKKSDGSPYVIEYGCNWIQGLGNTKGPQNPVDLLAQKYHLANTYSDYDSILTYDETGYSNYSDLLDEYNDAYDTAAAKAGRYLVQNLQDETMRAGLSLAGWNPRHGDMKKMAAEWWNWDWEAGYPPEESSFVFGVAGDNLTFNQFGDANNFVIDQRGYSAIITGEASTFLTKNDPRLLLNTQVTNISYSDSGVTIHNHDGSCVSAAYAITTFSLGVLQRGTVRFSPELPQWKKRAIQNFAMGTYTKIFLQFNETFWPEDKQYFLYASPTTRGYYPVWQSLSTEGFMPGSNIIFATVVDDESYRIERQTDEETKAEAMEVLRQMFPNVTIPEPIAFTYPRWTSEPWSYGSYSNWPPGTTLLAHQNLRANTGRLWFAGEATSAEYFGFLHGAWFEGREAGAQVAALLQGRPCVQYGNDRLCGERIHYNMLTGTSPLSQYSILNGWAVSSLYDGDD, encoded by the exons ATGGCACCGAAAAGCTGCAAGCTGGGTGCTTTAGTCGTGCTTGCGGGATGGCTTCCACTTACACATGCGGCGCCAGCAAGTAGTGGGGGTGAATCTACATGTAGGAAGACGTCTGTGGCGATATT agGTGCCGGAATGGCTGGTATCACTGCCGCT CAAGCCTTGCACAACGCCTCAGTGTCCGACTTTGTCATCATCGAGTACCAAGATAGAATCGGTGGCCGGGCATGGCACGGCGACTTTGGCAAGAAATCGGATGGCAGCCCGTATGTGATTGAGTATGGCTGCAATTGG ATACAAGGGCTTGGAAATACTAAAGGTCCTC AAAATCCTGTCGACTTATTG GCCCAAAAATACCACCTCGCCAACACTTACTCAGACTACGATTCCATCCTGACTTACGATGAAACGGGATATTCGAATTATTCTGATCTCCTAGACGAGTATAACGATGCTTATGACACTGCCGCAGCGAAAGCAGGCCGATATCTTGTCCAGAATTTGCAGGATGAAACTATGCGCGCGGGTCTTTCCCTTGCAGGATGGAATCCTAGGCATGGCGATATGAAGAAAATGGCGGCTGAGTGGTGGAACTGGG ACTGGGAAGCTGGATACCCCCCTGAAGAGTCATCCTTTGTGTTTGGCGTTGCGGGCGACAACCTCACCTTCAACCAGTTCGGCGACGCCAATAACTTTGTCATCGACCAACGCGGCTACAGTGCCATCATCACTGGCGAGGCGTCGACGTTTCTAACCAAAAACGATCCTCGGTTGCTGCTCAATACCCAGGTCACGAACATTAGCTACTCCGACAGCGGCGTCACAATACACAACCACGACGGTAGCTGCGTTTCTGCTGCCTATGCCATAACGACCTTCTCACTGGGCGTGCTGCAGAGAGGCACCGTGCGCTTCTCTCCTGAATTGCCGcagtggaagaagagggcaaTCCAGAATTTCGCCATGGGGACTTACACCAAGATCTTCCTTCAGTTTAACGAGACTTTCTGGCCAGAAGATAAACAGTACTTCCTCTATGCTTCGCCCACGACAAGGGGATACTACCCGGTATGGCAATCTCTATCGACTGAAGGTTTTATGCCCGGGTCAAATATCATCTTCGCTACCGTTGTGGACGATGAATCTTACCGTATTGAACGACAAACCGACGAAGAGACTAAAGCAGAGGCAATGGAGGTCCTTCGCCAAATGTTCCCCAACGTTACCATCCCCGAGCCCATCGCCTTTACTTACCCTCGCTGGACCTCTGAACCGTGGTCTTACGGAAGCTATTCAAACTGGCCGCCGGGCACTACTTTGCTAGCCCATCAAAACCTACGAGCCAACACCGGGCGCCTGTGGTTCGCCGGCGAGGCCACCAGCGCAGAgtattttggctttttgcACGGGGCATGGTTTGAAGGCCGCGAGGCGGGCGCCCAGGTTGCGGCGTTGCTTCAGGGAAGACCATGCGTGCAGTATGGAAACGATAGGCTGTGTGGTGAGAGGATACATTATAACATGTTGACGGGGACGTCGCCGTTGAGTCAGTATAGCATATTGAATGGGTGGGCTGTGAGCAGTCTCTATGACGGCGATGACTGA
- the HTZ1 gene encoding histone H2A.Z (BUSCO:EOG092D4N4A), which translates to MAGGKGKSSGGKSSGGKTSAEGAKKQQSHSARAGLQFPCGRVKRFLKQKTQSKMRVGAKAAVYVTAVLEYLTAEVLELAGNAAKDLKVKRITPRHLQLAIRGDEELDTLIRATIAFGGVLPHINRALLLKVEQKKKAKALEA; encoded by the exons ATGGCCGGAGGCAAGGGCAAGTCTTCTGGAGGGAAGAGCTCCGGCGGTAAGACGAGCGCCGAGGGagccaagaagcagcagagccaCTCTGCCAGAGCCGGTCTTCAG TTCCCTTGCGGCCGTGTCAAGCGTTTCCTCAAGCAAAAGACCCAAAGCAAGATGCGTGTGGGCGCCAAAGCCGCAGTCTACGTCACCGCCGTCCTGGAGTATCTGACTGCTGAGGTTCTGGAACTGGCAGGA AACGCAGCCAAGGATCTCAAGGTCAAGCGCATCACCCcccgccatctccagctgGCCATCCGAGGTGACGAAGAGCTCGATACCCTCATCCGCGCCACCATCGCCTTTGGTGGTGTGTTGCCGCACATCAACCGCGCCCTCCTGCTCAAGgtcgagcagaagaagaaggccaaggccttGGAAGCCTAA
- a CDS encoding uncharacterized protein (EggNog:ENOG41~SECRETED:SignalP(1-22)~MEROPS:MER0093133) gives MRSSNPISVAAELLLLAGAVSASTPQDTNPPKAPIAPGVLASNNGPTHGYFQQLIDHDHPELGTFSQRYAYNGDYYKGPGSPIILVGPNESALDGYEGYTTNLTLPGAYAQAVGGGAIIIEHRYWGDSSPYQSLDTENMTYLTMEQSIKDLTYFAKNVVLPFDQNRTSTPDKAPWVLSGCSYSGALTAWVQDLAPGTFWAYSASSPVVEAIGPLWQYFEQVKLAMPKNCTADYVKIVDHVDSILLGYNKKAKDELKSLFRLESVEHDDDFAAALVSGLYTWQDVLFSDGFSATNQMCDYIENKWPNSTSPTPGPHGVGLTKALAGYAKWFTELSLPNTCSNYGYWTGEYDTDCFNTYNATSPLYTDLTPRNAANRQWNWFLCNQPFKWWQVRGEGNLVSRLVTQEYFERQCGLFFPREGDYSYGIAEGATTSDVNRVTGGWFNVNTHRLQWAAGEFDPWRPATVMATSRPGGQLQSTSAHPVRVIPGGAHCGDQLRRNANANTALANIFSAEVATIKQWVQEFYDEKGKNHY, from the exons ATGCGGTCGTCTAATCCCATCTCCGTGGCAGCGGAACTTCTCCTGCTCGCCGGGGCTGTCTCTGCCAGCACCCCTCAGGACACAAACCCTCCCAAGGCTCCCATTGCACCTGGTGTCCTTGCCTCAAACAATGGTCCTACTCACGGCTacttccagcagctcatcgaCCATGATCACCCCGAGCTTGGCACCTTTTCGCAGAGATATGCCTACAACGGTGACTACTACAAGGGCCCCGGCTCGCCAATCATCCTGGTTGGACCCAACGAGTCTGCTCTGGATGGCTACGAGGGATACACCACCAATCTGACTCTTCCCGGTGCCTATGCGCAAGCAGTTGGCGGCGGAGCCATCATCATTGAGCACCGCTACTGGGGAGATAGCTCGCCATACCAGTCTCTTGACACTGAGAACATGACATATCTTACAATGGAGCAGTCCATCAAGGATCTCACCTACTTTGCCAAGAATGTCGTTCTGCCTTTCGACCAGAACCGCACCAGCACTCCCGATAAGGCGCCCTGGGTCCTCAGCGGCTGCTCCTACAGCGGTGCTCTGACAGCGTGGGTGCAGGACCTTGCTCCTGGAACTTTCTGGGCCTACAGTGCCTCCAGCCCCGTGGTCGAGGCCATTGGCCCGCTGTGGCAATACTTTGAGCAGGTCAAGCTGGCAATGCCAAAGAACTGCACAGCTGACTATGTCAAGATCGTTGACCACGTGGATAGTATTCTGCTGGGATACAAtaagaaggccaaggacgAGCTCAAGAGCTTGTTCCGCCTAGAGTCTGTTGAGCATGACGATGACTTTGCGGCCGCGCTGGTCAGCGGATTGTACACCTGGCAGGATGTGCTCTTTTCGGACGGCTTCAGCGCCACGAACCAAATGTGCGACTATATTGAG AACAAATGGCCCAACAGCACCAGCCCAACTCCTGGGCCTCATGGCGTTGGTCTCACAAAGGCCCTGGCTGGATATGCCAAATGGTTTACCGAACTCAGCCTGCCAAACA CTTGTTCTAATTACGGATACTGGACCGGCGAGTACGATACCGACTGCTTCAACACGTACAACGCAACGAGCCCCTTGTACACAGATCTCACCCCTAGAAACGCTGCCAACCGCCAATGGAACTGGTTCCTCTGCAATCAGCC CTTCAAGTGGTGGCAGGTCCGCGGTGAGGGCAACCTCGTCTCTCGCCTCGTCACGCAAGAGTACTTTGAGCGCCAAtgcggcctcttcttccccagGGAAGGAGACTACAGCTACGGCATTGCCGAGGGCGCCACCACGTCCGATGTCAACAGGGTTACTGGCGGTTGGTTCAACGTCAACACGCACCGCCTGCAGTGGGCTGCTGGAGAGTTCGATCCATGGAGGCCCGCTACAGTTATGGCAACCAGTCGTCCTGGCGGTCAGCTGCAGTCGACTTCAGCCCACCCCGTGCGTGTCATTCCCGGAGGAGCACACTGCGGCGACCAGTTGAGGCGCAATGCGAACGCAAACACCGCGCTGGCAAACATTTTTTCTGCTGAGGTGGCGACCATCAAGCAGTGGGTGCAGGAGTTTTATgatgagaaaggaaagaatcaCTATTAa
- a CDS encoding uncharacterized protein (EggNog:ENOG41~TransMembrane:12 (i29-52o64-89i110-133o153-174i186-208o228-252i264-288o308-331i363-384o390-410i431-457o463-484i)) — translation MSEEYTKHENSDDAQLAAMGHRPELNRNFSTLSMLGLAFAVLNSWTALSASLSLSLTSGGSTGVVWGLVTAGICNLCIAASLAEFLSAYPTAGGQYHWVAAISWPKWVPVLSWITGWVNVAGWVALVATNALLSSQLILGIISATHESYEPQRWHQFLIYIAFTLASFVINAFLNSFLPLLYRGAFIWSIGGFVLVSITVLACASPNYNTAYFVFREFINTTGWPDGIAWLLGLLQGGLGVTAFDSVAHMIEEIPNAAMEGPKIMVICVGIGTFTGAIFLIVLLFVAGNIDDVISSAAGPLLQILIHATSNTAGAICLLMLPLVCLIFATFSVMTTSSRMIFAFARDGGLPASKFFARVHPRLGLPLNALILTSVVVIIFGLIFLGSSSAFNAIISASVVTLDLSYGLPIMVNCLQGRKKLPERKWVLPSWFGWTADIISLSYIALTTVLFVFPPVLPVTGSNMNYCIVAFAIIIAISLFQWIIDGRKNFTGPRVNLVSGQVIGENITEIESVQEVAPTSKEA, via the exons ATGAGCGAAGAATATACCAAGCACGAGAATAGCGATGACGCCCAGCTGGCGGCCATGGGTCACCGGCCCGAGCTGAATCGCAACTTTTCCACTTT ATCTATGCTGGGATTAGCATTCGCAGTATTGAACTCTTGGACAGCTCTGTCTGCCAGTCTGTCTCTCAGCTTAACGTCCGGAGGCAGCACTGGTGTCGTCTGGG GCCTAGTCACCGCGGGGATATGCAACTTGTGTATCGCTGCCTCATTAGCTGAGTTCCTGTCGGCGTATCCAAC CGCTGGCGGGCAGTACCATTGGGTTGCAGCAA TCTCTTGGCCGAAATGGGTGCCGGTGCTGTCATGGATCACAGGCTGGGTTAACGTCGCCGGCTGG GTTGCTCTCGTAGCCACCAATGCTCTGTTATCTAGCCAACTGATTCTCGGTATCATCTCCGCCACCCACGAG AGCTACGAGCCTCAACGTTGGCACCAGTTCCTCATCTATATCGCCTTCACTCTCGCGTCGTTCGTAATCAATGCTTTCTTGAACTCCTTCTTGCCGCTTCTCTACCGCGGTGCCTTTATCTGGTCTATTGGCGGCTTTGTTCTCGTGTCAATCACGGTTCTCGCGTGCGCCTCGCCGAATTATAATACTGCGTACTTTGTGTTCCGCGAATTCATCAACACGACAGGAT GGCCTGATGGAATTGCATGGCTCCTTGGG cttctccaagGTGGCCTCGGTGTTACCGCTTTT GATTCCGTCGCCCATATGATTGAAG AGATCCCCAACGCGGCTATGGAAGGTCCCAAGATCATGGTCATCTGCGTTGGCATCGGCACCTTTACCGgcgccatcttcctcatcgttCTACTCTTTGTAGCCGGCAACATCGACGATGTGATCAGCTCGGCAGCAGGCCCCTTGCTTCAGATTTTGATTCATGCCACGAGCAACACTGCTGGAGCTATTTGCCTTCTTAT GCTCCCGCTTGTATGTCTCATTTTTGCGACTTTTAGTGTCATGACGACGAGCAGTCGCATGATTTTCGCATTTGCCCG CGACGGCGGCCTCCCCGCATCCAAATTCTTCGCTCGCGTCCATCCGAGACTCGGCCTTCCTTTGAATGCTCTCATTCTTACCTCTGTTGTCGTCATAATCTTCggcctcatcttcttgggCTCATCAAG CGCGTTCAACGCCATCATCTCGGCCTCTGTTGTTACCCTCGATCTTTCCTATGGCCTGCCGATCATGGTCAACTGCCTCCAAGGGCGTAAGAAACTGCCTGAACGAAAATGGGTGCTACCTAGTTGGTTTGGCTGGACAGCAGACATCATCTCGCTGTCGTATATCGCGCTCACCACAGTCTTATTTGTCTTCCCTCCAGTCCTACCTGTTACTGGTAGCAACATGA ACTACTGCATCGTCGCgttcgccatcatcattgcaatctctctctttcaatgGATCATCGATGGCCGAAAGAACTTCACCGGCCCTCGCGTCAATCTCGTCAGTGGGCAAGTTATAGGAGAGAATATTACAGAGATTGAGAGCGTGCAGGAGGTGGCGCCTACAAGCAAGGAAGCTTGA
- a CDS encoding uncharacterized protein (EggNog:ENOG41), which yields MPPSNEDNAMRNSETDSVQVSDFTQPPDAAFENEVQNSEELKYNNDVEDGNEAENRHVDNGSKDTDAADASALQYPSIDNLKFDNMPDSAINAEDLSPSDWRNIINTNRLLHGFQIREVNQDIVRARMNAFVLHSSKTGSEDPCFQVEDGSSIDVQETKNAFQRSLAHNAFSRQCIESNVSAGDFGIMLGVSGKRERESSSSQTSGTTSRNQEYYATFNFPRTRVFLDEEELQLSERCKTALAEIKEDPVYTRLQRFYKLFGHIFVTSVLLGGQQTSSKFAAALNNTADELQQDALRNAIGVQLNAKYVATSAKFSSEKGKSSSSNEQQNSSLSQLGMRARGGNTLWGSDVCKWCQTVGPFKNWRVIENETAVPIHDLIGKLPGWEHIPALFKAIIGNREAIHRPWRRRLSFLLDGKPLCWISNDGKTRLCPSKDPLAERAIFIVSSANGLEDQSLNEWRESVGVDFSQELKHKLIPDTPLIFKSYLPQDVSEATPRASLPPMVGVEMTHETRGALSPSIPVLSPARTWRFSLRRISELGQWNPAKNARPESPGIMSGDKVKLFCHSLGLGPFATFLSPPSSACAATCSDDLITFGIPRNIISPEIQQLVYLYDSYKLTRGDMDAFEKMGFISTAEFAPKSPEMTTKGQERDLGFSAEVSAGASIGGLRLGSYGSYLQSRSIQL from the exons ATGCCTCCCTCTAATGAAGACAACGCTATGCGAAATTCGGAGACTGACAGTGTTCAAGTCAGTGATTTTACACAACCCCCTGATGCTGCATTTGAGAACGAAGTCCAGAACTCGgaagaattaaaatacaaCAACGATGTTGAGGATGGAAACGAGGCCGAGAACAGACATGTGGACAATGGCAGCAAAGATACAGACGCAGCAGATGCAAGCGCGCTACAATATCCCTCCATTGATAATCTCAAGTTCGATAATATGCCAGATAGTGCTAT CAATGCAGAAGATTTAAGCCCGTCCGATTGGCGAAATATTATCAACACTAATAGACTTCTGCACGGCTTTCAAATCCGAGAGGTGAATCAGGATATTGTTCGTGCCAGAATGAATG CCTTTGTGCTTCATAGCTCCAAGACAGGGTCCGAGGATCCCTGTTTCCAAGTGGAGGATGGATCGAGTATAGACGTCCAGGAGACGAAAAACGCATTTCAACGGTCCCTTGCCCATAATGCATTCTCCAGACAATGCATCGAGTCGAATGT TTCCGCCGGCGATTTCGGCATTATGCTAGGCGTGTCGGGGAAACGGGAGCGCGAGTCGTCGTCATCCCAAACATCGGGCACAACGTCGCGTAACCAAGAGTACTATGCGACTTTTAAC TTTCCACGGACACGTGTATTccttgacgaagaggagctgcAACTTTCAGAACGGTGCAAGACCGCATTGGCCGAGATTAAGGAGGATCCAGTGTATACGCGACTTCAGAGATTCTATAAGCTTTTCG GCCACATTTTTGTCACATCCGTTTTGCTTGGAGGGCAGCAGACATCGTCGAAATTTGCAGCCGCGCTCAATAACACTGCCGACGAGCTTCAGCAAGATGCACTGCGCAACGCTATTGGTGTCCAGCTAAATGCCAAATACGTCGCCACATCAGCAAAGTTTTCTAGTGAAAAGGgtaaatcttcatcttccaatgAACAACAAAATAGTTCTCTATCACAATTGGGAATGCGTGCAAGGGGAGGAAACACTCTCTGGGGTTCAGA CGTTTGTAAATGGTGCCAAACAGTCGGTCCGTTCAAAAACTGGCGCGTCATCGAG AATGAAACTGCAGTGCCTATTCATGATCTGATAGGAAAACTTCCAGGCTGGGAGCATATCCCTGCATTATTCAAAGCTATAATTGGCAACAGAGAGGCCATCCATCGACCCTGGAGGCGAAGGCTATCATTCTTATTAGATGGGAAGCCTCTTTGTTGGATCAGTAATGATGGAAAGACCAGGCTCTGTCCATCAAAAGATCCTCTGGCTGAAAGAGCGATATTTATTGTCTCCTCAGCTAATGGACTTGAGGATCAGAGTTTGAATGAATGGAGAGAAAGTGTAGGGGTTGACTTTAGTCAAGAACTCAAGCACAAA TTAATTCCGGACACGCCACTGATTTTTAAGAGCTATCTTCCCCAGGACGTCAGCGAAGCAACTCCGCGTGCGTCTCTACCGCCGATGGTAGGAGTTGAAATGACACACGAAACAAGAGGAGCGCTATCACCCAGCATCCCCGTTTTATCACCAGCGAGAACGTGGCGGTTTTCTTTGCGTCGAATCAGCGAACTTGGACAGTGGAACCCAGCGAAAAACGCCCGTCCTGAGAGTCCTGGAATCATGTCTGGCGACAAAGTGAAGCTGTTCTGTCATTCCCTAGGCCTTGGTCCCTTTGCTACATTCCTATCACCCCCATCATCTGCCTGCGCCGCGACCTGTAGCGATGATTTGATCACTTTCGGTATCCCACGAAACATCATCTCCCCTGAGATTCAGCAGCTGGTGTACCTTTATGACAGCTACAAGTTAACTCGGGGCGACATGGATGCCTTTGAGAAAATGGGTTTCATATCTACAGCAGAATTCGCTCCAAAATCCCCCGAGATGACTACCAAGGGACAGGAACGAGACCTTGGCTTCTCAGCTGAGGTCTCGGCTGGGGCCTCAATTGGGGGGCTTCGCTTGGGGTCGTATGGGAGTTACCTTCAGTCAAGGAGTATACAATTGTGA